A genomic window from Sorex araneus isolate mSorAra2 chromosome 2, mSorAra2.pri, whole genome shotgun sequence includes:
- the CBY3 gene encoding protein chibby homolog 3 — protein sequence MLRAKSCLCAQGWLRDHSWQGSRAPMQATGIEPRSPERRPCAFSIMSLGPCAAFPYLHPSSITTPLLPGWSNKLFCFLGHTQRCSGVTPGGAWGPLRMRAPPASVHPVKSFSSQGPPRADRARGTRGGWGWRGCGWGDSAIGAGDGGSPSLASPLPRSAPASTSSFPPPGCRRAGRDPARAAAAARALDAYGCRPSRQAQQLWARLRQFWSDHFSRRFSPRRPPLRRIASMSTFYLLDHRTRQAELGLGYGAPRARLGERAFVFRGGRWCADGPAGRPRAALPAAGRPPPPRAHGQTLLDENNYLRLQQELLMDMLTETTARLHLLEQEVQPDAGPGAATAAARGWPRKLRRREGAPRGGSLVLEPRAPGSR from the coding sequence atgctcagggctaagtcctgcctctgcgctcagggatggctcagggatcactcctggcagggctcacgggCCCCTATGCAGGcgacggggatcgaaccccgatCCCCGGAACGCAGGCCCTGTGCCTTCTCTATTATGTCTCTGGGACCCTGCGCGGCTTTTCCATACCTGCATCCTTCTTCCATCACTACTCCCCTCCTCCCAGGCTGGTCCAataaacttttttgctttttgggtcacacccagcgatgttcaggggttactcctggcggtgcttgggggcccctaCGGATGCGGGCCCCACCAGCCTCTGTCCATCCAGTAAAGTCCTTCTCTTCCCAGGGCCCCCCCAGGGCCGACCGAGCGCGCGGTACCCgcggggggtggggctggcggggaTGCGGTTGGGGGGACTCCGCGATCGGGGCGGGGGACGGCGGCTCACCGAGCCTCGCCTCGCCCCTTCCCCGCAGCGCCCCCGCCTCGACCTCATCATTCCCGCCTCCCGGGTGCCGCAGGGCCGGGCGCGaccccgcgcgcgccgccgccgccgcgcgcgccctGGACGCCTACGGGTGCCGGCCGTCGCGACAGGCGCAGCAGCTGTGGGCGCGGCTGCGGCAGTTCTGGAGTGACCACTTCTCGCGGCGCTTCTCGCCGCGGCGGCCCCCGCTGCGCCGCATCGCCTCCATGTCCACCTTCTACCTGCTGGACCACCGCACACGGCAGGCCGAGCTGGGGCTGGGCTAcggcgccccgcgcgcgcgcctgGGCGAGCGCGCCTTCGTGTTCCGCGGCGGGCGCTGGTGCGCCGACGGCCCGGCCGGCCGCCCCCGGGCCGCTCTGCCCGCCGcgggccgcccgccgccgccgcgcgcgcaCGGCCAGACGCTGCTGGACGAGAACAACTACCTGAGGCTGCAGCAGGAGCTGCTCATGGACATGCTCACCGAGACCACGGCGCGCCTGCACCTGCTGGAGCAGGAGGTCCAGCCCGACGCCGGCCCGggggcggcgacggcggcggcgcgcggcTGGCCGCGGAAACTGCGCAGGCGCGAGGGCGCGCCGCGGGGCGGCTCGCTCGTGCTCGAGCCGCGCGCCCCCGGGTCGCGATGA